In Pseudophryne corroboree isolate aPseCor3 chromosome 7, aPseCor3.hap2, whole genome shotgun sequence, a single window of DNA contains:
- the LOC134943276 gene encoding gamma-crystallin 2 isoform X3 has product MGKIIFFEDRNFQGHCYECSGDCADLHTYFSRCNSIRVDSGCWMLFERPNYLGHQYFLKKGEYPDYQQWMGFSDSIRSCKAIPQTIVHRIKIYEKEEFRGQMLEVLEDCPSVSELFKYHDINSCNVVDGHWIFYEQPNYRGRQYFLKPGEYRRFSDWGALNARVSSMRRVLDVC; this is encoded by the exons ATGGGAAAG ATCATCTTCTTCGAGGACAGGAACTTCCAGGGCCACTGCTACGAGTGCAGCGGAGACTGCGCCGACCTACACACCTACTTCAGCCGCTGTAACTCCATCCGAGTTGACAGCGGCTGCTGGATGCTATTTGAACGCCCCAATTATCTGGGCCACCAGTATTTTCTGAAGAAGGGAGAGTATCCTGACTACCAGCAATGGATGGGCTTCAGCGATTCCATCAGGTCTTGTAAAGCTATCCCACAG acaattgtccatcga ATAAAGATCTATGAGAAGGAGGAGTTTAGAGGTCAGATGCTGGAGGTTTTGGAAGATTGTCCCTCTGTCTCTGAGCTCTTCAAATACCACGACATCAACTCCTGCAATGTGGTTGACGGTCACTGGATCTTCTATGAGCAGCCCAACTACCGTGGAAGACAGTACTTCCTGAAGCCTGGGGAATATAGGCGCTTCAGTGACTGGGGAGCCCTGAACGCCAGAGTCAGCTCTATGCGACGAGTCCTGGATGTCTGCTGA
- the LOC134943276 gene encoding gamma-crystallin 2 isoform X1, translating into MGKIIFFEDRNFQGHCYECSGDCADLHTYFSRCNSIRVDSGCWMLFERPNYLGHQYFLKKGEYPDYQQWMGFSDSIRSCKAIPQQRGPHKIKIYEKEEFRGQMLEVLEDCPSVSELFKYHDINSCNVVDGHWIFYEQPNYRGRQYFLKPGEYRRFSDWGALNARVSSMRRVLDVC; encoded by the exons ATGGGAAAG ATCATCTTCTTCGAGGACAGGAACTTCCAGGGCCACTGCTACGAGTGCAGCGGAGACTGCGCCGACCTACACACCTACTTCAGCCGCTGTAACTCCATCCGAGTTGACAGCGGCTGCTGGATGCTATTTGAACGCCCCAATTATCTGGGCCACCAGTATTTTCTGAAGAAGGGAGAGTATCCTGACTACCAGCAATGGATGGGCTTCAGCGATTCCATCAGGTCTTGTAAAGCTATCCCACAG CAAAGGGGCCCCCACAAGATAAAGATCTATGAGAAGGAGGAGTTTAGAGGTCAGATGCTGGAGGTTTTGGAAGATTGTCCCTCTGTCTCTGAGCTCTTCAAATACCACGACATCAACTCCTGCAATGTGGTTGACGGTCACTGGATCTTCTATGAGCAGCCCAACTACCGTGGAAGACAGTACTTCCTGAAGCCTGGGGAATATAGGCGCTTCAGTGACTGGGGAGCCCTGAACGCCAGAGTCAGCTCTATGCGACGAGTCCTGGATGTCTGCTGA
- the LOC134943276 gene encoding gamma-crystallin 2 isoform X2: MGKIIFFEDRNFQGHCYECSGDCADLHTYFSRCNSIRVDSGCWMLFERPNYLGHQYFLKKGEYPDYQQWMGFSDSIRSCKAIPQVSSHKIKIYEKEEFRGQMLEVLEDCPSVSELFKYHDINSCNVVDGHWIFYEQPNYRGRQYFLKPGEYRRFSDWGALNARVSSMRRVLDVC; the protein is encoded by the exons ATGGGAAAG ATCATCTTCTTCGAGGACAGGAACTTCCAGGGCCACTGCTACGAGTGCAGCGGAGACTGCGCCGACCTACACACCTACTTCAGCCGCTGTAACTCCATCCGAGTTGACAGCGGCTGCTGGATGCTATTTGAACGCCCCAATTATCTGGGCCACCAGTATTTTCTGAAGAAGGGAGAGTATCCTGACTACCAGCAATGGATGGGCTTCAGCGATTCCATCAGGTCTTGTAAAGCTATCCCACAGGTGAGTT CCCACAAGATAAAGATCTATGAGAAGGAGGAGTTTAGAGGTCAGATGCTGGAGGTTTTGGAAGATTGTCCCTCTGTCTCTGAGCTCTTCAAATACCACGACATCAACTCCTGCAATGTGGTTGACGGTCACTGGATCTTCTATGAGCAGCCCAACTACCGTGGAAGACAGTACTTCCTGAAGCCTGGGGAATATAGGCGCTTCAGTGACTGGGGAGCCCTGAACGCCAGAGTCAGCTCTATGCGACGAGTCCTGGATGTCTGCTGA